The DNA sequence GTTGGCGGCGCCCTCGCCGGTGACCGCGACGGCGATCCGGTCGGTGCCGCGCCGACGGAACGCGAAGGCCATCCCCAGCGCAGGGGGGTAGCCCTCGGCGATGATCCCCGAGCAGGAGAAGTGCGTGTCGGGGTCGAACAGGTGCATGTGGCCGCCCCGGCCCCGCCCCAGGCCGGTCTCTCGACCGAAGATCTCTGCGGTCATCTTGCGCAGGTCGACCCCGTGGGCGACGGCGAAGTGGTGCGGCCGGTGCGTGGCGGTGACGGCGTCGTCGGTGGTCAGGTGGGCGCAGACACCCGCAGCGACCGGCTCCTGCCCGGCGGAGAGGTGCATCTCGCCGGGCACGAGGCCCTTGCCGATGTCGAAGCCCGGACCCTTGTCCGCGTGGTACTCCCGGAGGATCGCCTCCTCGAACGTGCGTGAGAGGACCATCGTCTCGTACAGGGAGAGCCGGACCTCGTCGGGCAGGTGGCTGCCGGCGGACCCCGAGTCGGTGGTCTCGGGAACCGGCGCCGCCGCGGAGAGTGATGTCGACATGTGTGCCTCCATTGGCGCGTGTCCCACCACTGTGGGACGCGCCGCACCGGGCGGCAACGGTCGATATTTCAGATGGTGATAGCGCGGCGGGACGCGAGGCGGCGTGGCAGGACACGCGACGACGTCGGCAGGACACGCGACGACGTCGGCGGACACGCGACGACGTCGGCAGACACGCGGCGACGTCGGCGGACGCGCGGCGGCCCGGGAGGCCACCGGACGGCAGGGGCGCCGCGGCCGGGCCTCCCGGGCCCGCTGACGGTCCCGCACCCGGCGCCCGGCGACCGGGCGCATTTCATGGCGACCGGCAGGGGGGGGTTTTCCGGTAGCGACCAGCCACCGGGCCCCGGGTGGGGGACGGCTCCGGATCCCTCCGGCGCCGAACACCCTGAGGAGAACGGTGACCACGGTCCTGATACATCCGTGCCGGAGGAATCGGTCGGCACGTGGAGTACCGAGCGGCCGGCAGCCGCTCGGCCGCTCGGCGTGTATCAGGGGGACCTCCGGTGCGCTCCTCGTCGAGCGGGGCCCTTCCGGGGCCCTGACCAGGGCCCCTACACTGCGGGAGCCGGGGGGCCGTCAGGATGACGAGGAGCGGCGCGTGAGCCAGACCGACGACCAGCAGCGACCCCCCACCGGCCGCGGGCGCCCGCCGGGTGCGGCCCGGGCGGGCGTGCCCCTGCCCACCCCGGCGCGGGTGGTCCGGCACGGCGGGCGGGTGCTCGACCCGCTCACCGCATCTCGCCTGCCCGGCGAGCCGGCCCCCCTGCCGACGGCGTACCGGGCCGACCGTCTCGTCGTCGCCGGCGAGCACGCCGAGGAGGCGCACGCGGCCATCGAGGACGCCGCCCGCCG is a window from the Georgenia muralis genome containing:
- a CDS encoding thiamine pyrophosphate-dependent dehydrogenase E1 component subunit alpha; the protein is MSTSLSAAAPVPETTDSGSAGSHLPDEVRLSLYETMVLSRTFEEAILREYHADKGPGFDIGKGLVPGEMHLSAGQEPVAAGVCAHLTTDDAVTATHRPHHFAVAHGVDLRKMTAEIFGRETGLGRGRGGHMHLFDPDTHFSCSGIIAEGYPPALGMAFAFRRRGTDRIAVAVTGEGAANQGAFHESLNLAALWRLPVVFVVEDNEWGISVARTASTAVASNADRAAGYGIPGVRVEDNDVEAVHAEAAKAVARARAGEGPSLIEVATLRMWGHFEGDAQGYRPELDSVAGLDPIPRYEQRLREAGVLDDAVVARVKESASARVEDAVAFAKSSPTPDPTDVMTYVFAEGAAR